The following are encoded together in the Flavihumibacter fluvii genome:
- the ispG gene encoding (E)-4-hydroxy-3-methylbut-2-enyl-diphosphate synthase encodes MQLYSASLTDYKRLITKEVKVGDLILGNGQPIRIQTMTTTDTMDTMATVEQSIRCIEAGAELVRITAPSKKEAENLQLIKNELRRRGYHTPLVADIHFTPNAAEIAARIIEKVRVNPGNYVDKKKFEQIDYTDLEYAEEIERIRERFTPLVKICREYGTAMRIGTNHGSLSDRIMSRYGDTPMGMVESAMEFLRISRGENYHNIVLSMKSSNPQVMVQAYRMLIQTMFNEFGEIYPLHLGVTEAGDGEDGRIKSAIGIGSLLEDGIGDTIRVSLTEDPEFEIPVCRDLVKRYDRYADGSVSGRVPAIDTGTLKYSPFEYRRRNSFVVDNIGGKQVPVVISDLSKIEKITPSDLSGIGYRYDAATDKWVIGDAAADYIFTGHQLLDFALPGTLKVIVYPATWEKAADSTKYLPIFQDSGYARADVKSGRMNFVMVDCFNDDRNINNFTFLDQLANDPTVVICLSSSNINALQSVRRMFVELLDREIRNPVVLMTDSNWQTPDEHLIHFAAETGALFLDGFGDGLCLGYAAGSKLENMQVTGRTYLPVKDVYQFTNNTAFSILQATRTRISKTEYISCPSCGRTLFDLQETTAKIRAVTNHLKGVKIAIMGCIVNGPGEMADADFGYVGSGPGKITLYKGKEVVKRNVDSEVAVDELIKLLKENEAWVHPSPAG; translated from the coding sequence ATGCAACTTTACAGCGCCTCGCTGACTGATTATAAAAGATTGATAACGAAGGAAGTCAAGGTTGGTGACCTTATTCTTGGCAATGGTCAGCCGATCCGGATCCAGACCATGACCACTACCGATACCATGGATACTATGGCTACCGTAGAGCAAAGTATCCGTTGTATTGAAGCTGGAGCAGAATTGGTACGCATTACGGCACCCAGTAAGAAAGAAGCTGAAAACCTGCAATTGATCAAGAATGAATTACGCCGGCGTGGCTACCATACCCCACTGGTTGCAGATATACATTTCACCCCAAATGCAGCGGAGATCGCCGCCAGGATTATTGAAAAGGTCCGTGTGAATCCGGGGAATTACGTCGATAAGAAAAAATTTGAGCAGATTGATTATACAGACCTGGAATATGCAGAAGAGATAGAGCGTATCCGTGAGCGTTTTACTCCTCTTGTAAAAATTTGCCGGGAATATGGCACTGCAATGCGGATCGGCACCAACCATGGCTCCCTCAGCGACCGGATCATGAGTCGCTATGGTGATACGCCGATGGGCATGGTGGAAAGTGCAATGGAGTTTTTGCGGATCTCGCGTGGGGAGAATTACCACAATATCGTGCTGAGTATGAAGTCTTCGAATCCACAGGTGATGGTTCAGGCTTACAGGATGCTTATCCAAACCATGTTTAATGAATTCGGGGAGATATACCCGCTGCACCTGGGGGTAACGGAGGCCGGAGATGGGGAAGATGGCCGGATCAAATCTGCCATCGGCATCGGGTCTTTGCTGGAAGATGGTATTGGCGATACCATACGTGTATCCCTCACCGAAGATCCGGAATTTGAAATTCCGGTTTGCCGTGATTTAGTGAAAAGGTATGATCGCTATGCTGATGGTAGTGTTTCAGGCAGGGTTCCTGCCATTGATACCGGGACATTAAAATATTCTCCATTTGAGTATCGCCGCCGAAATAGTTTTGTGGTTGATAATATTGGCGGGAAGCAAGTGCCTGTTGTGATTTCCGATCTCAGTAAAATTGAAAAAATTACACCCAGCGATTTATCAGGGATAGGATACAGGTACGATGCTGCCACTGATAAATGGGTAATTGGGGATGCTGCGGCGGATTATATTTTTACCGGGCATCAATTGCTGGATTTTGCCTTGCCTGGTACGTTAAAAGTGATCGTATATCCTGCAACCTGGGAAAAGGCAGCTGATTCTACCAAATACCTGCCCATTTTCCAGGATAGTGGTTATGCACGTGCTGATGTTAAAAGCGGGCGAATGAATTTTGTGATGGTAGATTGCTTCAATGATGACCGTAACATCAATAATTTTACTTTTTTAGACCAGTTGGCCAATGATCCAACCGTGGTGATCTGCCTGAGTAGTTCAAATATAAATGCCTTGCAATCAGTTCGCCGGATGTTTGTGGAGCTTTTGGACCGGGAAATCAGGAATCCGGTGGTTTTGATGACCGATAGCAACTGGCAAACACCAGATGAGCACCTGATTCATTTTGCTGCCGAAACCGGAGCATTATTTTTAGATGGATTCGGGGATGGCCTCTGCCTGGGTTATGCTGCTGGTTCCAAACTGGAAAATATGCAGGTTACCGGGCGTACTTACCTGCCTGTAAAGGATGTGTACCAGTTTACCAATAATACTGCTTTTTCTATTTTGCAGGCCACAAGGACCCGGATTTCCAAGACTGAATATATTTCCTGTCCAAGTTGCGGAAGGACATTGTTTGATTTGCAGGAAACTACAGCTAAAATTCGTGCGGTGACCAACCACCTTAAAGGCGTTAAAATTGCGATTATGGGTTGCATTGTAAACGGTCCGGGTGAAATGGCTGATGCCGATTTCGGTTATGTGGGCAGTGGTCCCGGTAAGATTACCCTGTACAAAGGCAAGGAAGTGGTCAAGCGCAATGTGGACAGTGAAGTGGCCGTTGATGAACTTATTAAGTTGCTGAAAGAAAATGAAGCCTGGGTACATCCATCACCTGCCGGGTAA